DNA from Nitrospira sp.:
ATTCGGACAGAGGTAATACAAAACGTCCACCAGCGCCTTCGCTGCCCCGCCCTCGCTGTTCGATGTCAGACCTCTCAGGTCAGCCGTCAGATGCCCGATCACATAGATGCCCAGCGTCAGAATGGCGCTCAGCGTCGTGGAACTGAAGGTCGAGAAGAAGAGTGCGACCGCCGTGACCACGAGGATCTCGATGAAGATCAGTTGCACGGATTGAAAGAGGGAGGGCTCGATCGGCACATGGTAGAGCCAGAGCGTAATGAGAAAAACTCCCAGCATGATCGCCATGTTTACGAATAACGTCAGCACCAACCCGAAGTACTTTCCTAAAATGAAGTAGGTACGGCTGATGGGCCTGGCCATGATCGTGTAGATCGTGCGCCGTTCGATTTCCTTGTTCACCAAACTGATGCCGATGAAGATCGCGATGGTGACGCCGATGAGATTGATCGCCGCCAATCCCATATCAGCGATCATCTTGTGGTGCTCGGTGATGGTCAGGTCTGCCAGTAACACGGACAGGCCGATGAGCAACCCGGCGAACAACACCAGATTGTAAAGGATCTTGTCCCGAAGGCTTTCACGGAACGCGTTCAACGCAATGACTCCGATCGCACCCATATCAGGATGCCCTCCCGCTACACATCG
Protein-coding regions in this window:
- a CDS encoding ABC transporter, permease protein — its product is MGAIGVIALNAFRESLRDKILYNLVLFAGLLIGLSVLLADLTITEHHKMIADMGLAAINLIGVTIAIFIGISLVNKEIERRTIYTIMARPISRTYFILGKYFGLVLTLFVNMAIMLGVFLITLWLYHVPIEPSLFQSVQLIFIEILVVTAVALFFSTFSSTTLSAILTLGIYVIGHLTADLRGLTSNSEGGAAKALVDVLYYLCPNLEMLNIKGQAAVGILVAPEYLILASLYGLAYAGVLLSGACLIFQQRDF